A portion of the Pedobacter cryoconitis genome contains these proteins:
- a CDS encoding DMT family transporter, whose translation MIYILLSISCSVTVAVLLKLAKRYNIHVLQAVMWNYLAAIILSYIFFRPELAQLVSVPTTLAIAIGVLLPVLFLILGASVRNIGIVKSDIAQRLSLFIPILASLYLFGENFGGLKVAGLVVGFVAIVFTLSRKSSVKAETSSLVYPILVFIGFGLIDVMFKKLALDKSIPYTSTLMVIFCISFIIAALTLGYVVIVRKKKVELINFFCGMVLGSFNFGNILFYMKAHRAMASNPSTVFAAMNMGVIILGSIIGIILFKEKVSKLNYIGIAMALVAILLITLSQKYAV comes from the coding sequence ATGATATATATATTACTCAGCATCAGCTGCAGCGTGACCGTAGCAGTCTTGCTAAAACTGGCAAAGCGCTACAATATTCATGTGCTGCAAGCGGTAATGTGGAATTATCTGGCGGCCATAATCCTTAGTTATATTTTCTTCAGACCAGAGTTAGCTCAGTTGGTGAGCGTCCCTACAACCCTTGCAATTGCAATCGGCGTACTGTTACCTGTCTTATTTCTTATACTGGGGGCTTCGGTCAGAAACATAGGAATTGTGAAATCAGATATCGCACAGCGTTTATCCTTATTCATTCCTATCCTGGCTTCTTTATACCTTTTTGGAGAAAACTTTGGTGGGCTCAAGGTGGCAGGACTCGTAGTTGGCTTTGTAGCTATTGTATTCACATTATCCCGCAAGTCATCTGTTAAAGCGGAAACAAGTTCCCTTGTCTATCCTATTTTAGTTTTTATAGGATTTGGATTGATTGATGTTATGTTTAAAAAACTAGCTTTAGATAAATCTATTCCTTATACGAGTACATTAATGGTCATCTTTTGTATCTCATTTATAATTGCAGCACTGACTTTGGGATATGTTGTGATCGTCAGAAAGAAGAAAGTCGAGTTAATCAATTTCTTTTGTGGCATGGTACTGGGCTCCTTCAATTTCGGAAATATTCTGTTTTATATGAAAGCACACCGGGCAATGGCATCAAATCCTTCTACAGTATTTGCCGCTATGAATATGGGCGTCATCATTTTAGGAAGTATAATTGGTATAATCTTGTTTAAAGAAAAAGTAAGTAAGTTGAATTATATCGGTATAGCCATGGCTCTTGTGGCCATTTTATTAATTACATTATCACAAAAATATGCTGTTTGA
- a CDS encoding multidrug effflux MFS transporter, giving the protein MTKKKHFFLILLLGSLTALGPFSIDMYLPGFPAIAKDLNTSIARVSLSLSGFFIGISLGQLLYGPLLDRFGRKKPLFIGLVIYILASLGCAYTKSIDALILLRCIQALGSCAAAVASIAMVRDLFPVHENAKVFALLWLVVGVSPMIAPTIGGYVTSTYGWHAVFLVLMLLGLLNLIASVAGLPGTYKPDTTISLKPKPIIMGFIAVLKEPQFYTYAFTGAVAFGGLFAYISGSPLLFMKIFAVSEKTYGWIFAFLSIGLIGASQVNTLMLRKYSSEQLIFGALTCQAITGVVFLIGSINGWFGLTEIIILLFIFLSCLGFASPNASALTLAPFTKNAGSASALMGAIQMGLGTLASVAVSLFDAHSSVPMVSIMASTSILALAILYFGRKNIKHKVELDKDSAMVSFH; this is encoded by the coding sequence ATGACAAAAAAAAAGCACTTCTTCCTAATTCTCTTGTTAGGCTCACTCACTGCATTGGGCCCATTTTCAATCGATATGTATTTGCCGGGCTTTCCTGCAATTGCTAAAGATTTAAATACTTCTATTGCGCGCGTTTCTTTATCATTATCTGGTTTTTTTATAGGAATTTCACTTGGACAGTTACTTTACGGGCCATTGTTAGATCGTTTTGGCAGAAAGAAACCGTTGTTTATTGGGCTGGTTATTTATATCCTTGCATCTTTGGGTTGTGCTTACACCAAAAGTATTGATGCCTTGATCCTACTCCGATGTATACAGGCATTAGGCAGTTGTGCTGCTGCGGTAGCTTCAATCGCTATGGTCAGGGACCTGTTCCCTGTTCATGAGAATGCTAAAGTATTCGCGTTATTATGGCTGGTTGTAGGTGTTTCGCCAATGATTGCGCCAACGATTGGCGGTTATGTGACTTCTACTTATGGCTGGCACGCTGTGTTTTTAGTGTTAATGTTGCTTGGTCTGCTAAATCTGATTGCGAGTGTTGCTGGACTTCCTGGTACTTATAAACCTGATACGACTATTTCTTTAAAACCCAAACCTATTATAATGGGTTTCATTGCTGTTTTAAAAGAGCCGCAGTTCTATACTTATGCTTTTACGGGAGCAGTAGCATTCGGAGGACTCTTTGCTTATATATCAGGCTCCCCACTGCTATTTATGAAGATTTTTGCAGTAAGTGAGAAAACTTATGGTTGGATCTTCGCTTTCTTATCCATCGGTTTGATTGGCGCCAGTCAGGTCAATACATTGATGCTTAGAAAATACAGTAGTGAACAACTTATATTTGGCGCATTGACCTGCCAGGCAATTACTGGCGTAGTATTCCTTATTGGGAGTATTAACGGCTGGTTTGGTTTAACAGAAATCATCATTTTACTATTTATATTCTTAAGTTGCCTAGGCTTTGCCAGCCCAAATGCTTCTGCACTTACTTTAGCACCTTTTACCAAAAATGCAGGTAGTGCGTCTGCTTTAATGGGAGCCATACAGATGGGACTGGGTACATTAGCATCTGTTGCTGTAAGTCTGTTTGATGCACATTCCTCAGTACCAATGGTATCGATTATGGCATCAACGTCTATTCTTGCGCTGGCTATTCTCTATTTTGGGAGAAAGAACATTAAGCACAAAGTAGAACTGGACAAGGATAGTGCTATGGTATCTTTTCATTAA
- the prmC gene encoding peptide chain release factor N(5)-glutamine methyltransferase: protein MNVKQLEQSFIKELSALYGEEEAKQLFCLAAGQVSEWNRAQLLIHAKELLNPEQSFAYNTILVELKKGRPVQHILAEAWFYGLKFKVTEAVLIPRPETEELIAWIMDTVKSQPVSSILDIGTGSGCIAITLKKNLEQTEVSALDVSADALKVARENATLNTAAINFIHSDILTYNSPSKYDLIVSNPPYITENEKQEMHQNVLAYEPHLALFVTNENPLLFYKSIADFALINLQPKGKLFFEINEYLGKETVEMLSSKGFTAIILRKDMQGKDRMISCNL from the coding sequence ATGAATGTTAAGCAATTAGAACAATCCTTTATCAAAGAGCTATCCGCATTGTATGGTGAGGAAGAAGCAAAGCAATTGTTTTGTCTGGCCGCCGGGCAGGTATCAGAATGGAATCGTGCTCAATTGTTGATCCATGCTAAGGAATTATTAAACCCTGAACAGTCTTTTGCTTACAACACTATTTTGGTGGAATTGAAAAAAGGAAGGCCTGTGCAGCATATCCTTGCAGAAGCCTGGTTTTATGGCCTTAAATTTAAAGTCACTGAAGCTGTTCTGATTCCAAGGCCAGAAACTGAAGAGCTCATCGCATGGATCATGGATACGGTAAAGAGCCAACCTGTTTCCAGTATCCTGGATATTGGTACCGGTAGCGGATGTATCGCAATCACTTTGAAAAAGAATCTTGAACAAACAGAAGTTAGTGCACTCGATGTTTCAGCTGATGCATTAAAGGTAGCCAGAGAAAATGCAACACTAAATACTGCTGCTATCAATTTCATTCATTCAGATATTCTGACCTATAACAGTCCGTCCAAATACGACTTGATTGTAAGTAATCCACCTTACATCACTGAAAACGAAAAGCAAGAAATGCATCAGAACGTTTTAGCCTATGAACCACATCTGGCTTTATTTGTGACCAATGAAAACCCTTTACTATTCTATAAAAGTATCGCCGACTTCGCGCTGATCAACCTGCAACCAAAAGGAAAACTGTTCTTTGAGATTAATGAATATCTAGGTAAGGAAACAGTAGAGATGCTTTCGTCTAAAGGGTTCACTGCTATAATTTTAAGAAAAGATATGCAAGGCAAAGACAGGATGATTTCTTGTAATTTATAA
- the aroQ gene encoding type II 3-dehydroquinate dehydratase yields MKIQIINGPNLNLLGIREPGVYGNKSFEGYFTELKDKYKNIELDYFQSNVEGELINKLHEVGFSYDGIILNGGGYTHTSVAIADAISGINTPVVEVHVSNIYAREEFRHVSLTGKNCKGVLTGFGLDGYRLAIESLLAG; encoded by the coding sequence ATGAAGATACAGATTATTAACGGACCTAACTTAAATCTGCTGGGCATACGCGAACCAGGAGTGTACGGAAACAAAAGTTTCGAGGGATACTTTACAGAATTAAAAGATAAATACAAAAATATAGAACTTGACTATTTCCAAAGTAACGTAGAAGGGGAGCTGATTAATAAACTGCATGAGGTTGGCTTTTCATATGACGGTATCATTTTGAATGGCGGAGGATATACCCATACTTCAGTAGCCATTGCAGATGCAATTTCAGGTATTAATACACCCGTTGTTGAAGTACATGTTTCTAATATCTATGCCAGGGAAGAATTCCGTCATGTTTCCCTGACCGGAAAAAACTGCAAAGGGGTATTAACCGGTTTCGGATTAGACGGCTATCGTCTGGCTATCGAAAGTCTTTTAGCTGGCTAA
- a CDS encoding IMPACT family protein — protein sequence MLFDDTYKTIDHPAEGVFKDKGSKFIAFAYPLISENEVKAHLVKLKAEHTKANHFCYAYRLTPDKSVYRVNDDGEPSGTAGRPILNALLSAGLTNILVVVVRYFGGTLLGVPGLINAYKSAAVEAVNVAVIVDKTVNDIYQLKFDYLIMNDVMRMVKEEQLTVLDQQFDNECTIRFEVRKSQLNKVLQRVEKQSGVEIKYLGTV from the coding sequence ATGCTGTTTGATGATACCTATAAGACGATAGATCATCCTGCAGAAGGAGTCTTTAAAGATAAAGGAAGTAAATTTATCGCTTTTGCCTACCCGCTGATTTCAGAAAATGAGGTTAAAGCACACCTGGTAAAATTAAAAGCTGAACATACAAAGGCCAATCATTTTTGTTATGCTTACCGTCTTACACCTGATAAAAGTGTTTACCGTGTAAATGATGACGGCGAGCCTTCTGGCACAGCGGGCAGACCCATCTTAAACGCCTTATTATCAGCTGGTCTGACTAATATACTGGTTGTTGTAGTTCGTTATTTTGGGGGTACTTTGTTAGGCGTTCCTGGTTTAATTAACGCTTATAAATCTGCTGCTGTTGAAGCAGTTAATGTAGCAGTGATTGTCGACAAGACAGTTAATGATATTTATCAGCTTAAGTTTGATTACCTGATCATGAACGACGTGATGCGTATGGTCAAAGAAGAACAGCTGACTGTGCTTGATCAACAGTTTGATAATGAATGTACCATCAGATTCGAAGTTAGAAAATCTCAATTGAATAAAGTTTTACAAAGAGTCGAAAAACAGTCAGGTGTTGAAATAAAATACCTTGGCACTGTTTAA
- a CDS encoding WbqC family protein, with protein MHNPAIFPLFYLPPVSYFSALNAHNYEFLLEKEEHFPKQTYRNRTRIYSPNGALDLFLPVIKGSKYHTKVKDVKISYDFKWQRLHWLSLESCYRNSAYFEYYEDELAVFYHKKFEFLFDYNLEILQWIFKQLKKTAEFNFTTEYVKEIAPENDYRLKLHFKEPELIVPAKPYFQVFEDRMGFMPNMSIVDLLFNQGPQTKNYL; from the coding sequence ATGCACAATCCAGCTATATTTCCTCTTTTTTATCTTCCTCCTGTAAGTTATTTCTCTGCCTTAAACGCTCATAATTACGAATTCCTTTTAGAAAAGGAAGAACATTTTCCTAAACAAACTTACCGCAACAGAACCAGAATTTATTCCCCAAATGGAGCTTTAGATCTTTTTTTGCCAGTAATTAAGGGTTCAAAATACCATACAAAGGTCAAGGATGTAAAAATAAGTTATGATTTCAAATGGCAGCGCTTGCACTGGCTAAGCTTGGAAAGCTGTTACCGGAATTCTGCCTATTTCGAGTATTATGAAGATGAACTTGCTGTTTTTTATCATAAGAAATTCGAATTCTTGTTTGACTATAATCTGGAAATATTGCAATGGATCTTCAAACAACTAAAAAAAACTGCTGAATTTAATTTCACCACCGAGTACGTTAAAGAAATAGCTCCCGAAAATGACTACAGGCTGAAACTTCATTTCAAAGAACCAGAATTGATTGTTCCTGCAAAACCTTATTTTCAGGTATTCGAAGATAGAATGGGATTTATGCCAAACATGAGCATCGTTGATTTGTTATTCAATCAAGGTCCTCAGACCAAAAACTATCTTTAA
- the xerD gene encoding site-specific tyrosine recombinase XerD, giving the protein MINYPYHNAFKAYLKLERGLAENSVDAYLNDVAKLFQYYEVIGEEFSVKNISDSVLHNFIKWLSELGMLANTQARVISGLKSFFHYLMLEGLIEIDPSQQLDSPKLSRKLPDLLNVIEINALIEAVDASKPEGMRNKAILEVLYGCGLRVTELITLRISDLHPIQEYIKVTGKGNKERIVPIGGTALKFIAIYLSQVRVHLAIKKGNEDYIFLNRMGSRLSRISVFTMIKALATAIGLKKSISPHTFRHSFATHLIEGGADLRAVQEMLGHSSITTTEVYTHLDKDYLRGVITQFHPRT; this is encoded by the coding sequence GTGATTAATTATCCTTACCATAATGCATTTAAGGCCTACTTAAAGCTGGAACGCGGACTTGCTGAAAACTCTGTTGATGCATACTTGAATGATGTTGCCAAACTATTTCAGTATTATGAAGTTATTGGTGAAGAGTTCTCCGTTAAAAACATATCTGACAGTGTATTACATAATTTCATTAAATGGTTGAGTGAGTTGGGAATGCTGGCAAACACACAGGCCAGGGTCATCTCAGGGCTGAAGTCTTTTTTCCATTACCTGATGTTGGAAGGGCTCATTGAGATTGATCCTTCTCAGCAGCTTGATTCTCCTAAACTAAGCAGAAAGCTTCCTGATTTATTAAATGTGATAGAAATTAATGCTTTGATTGAAGCTGTAGATGCTTCCAAACCCGAAGGGATGAGAAACAAAGCAATTTTAGAAGTACTGTATGGCTGCGGATTAAGGGTAACTGAATTAATCACTCTTCGTATTTCAGACCTGCATCCTATACAAGAATACATTAAGGTAACGGGTAAAGGAAATAAAGAAAGGATTGTTCCTATCGGAGGGACCGCATTAAAATTCATTGCTATTTATCTGAGCCAGGTTAGAGTGCATTTAGCTATTAAAAAAGGAAATGAAGATTATATTTTCCTCAATAGAATGGGTTCCAGGTTATCACGGATTTCTGTATTTACGATGATTAAAGCACTGGCAACAGCAATAGGCTTAAAAAAGAGTATCAGCCCGCATACATTCAGACATTCTTTTGCAACTCATTTAATTGAAGGCGGTGCAGATTTGAGGGCTGTACAAGAAATGTTAGGGCATTCAAGTATTACGACTACAGAAGTATATACCCATCTGGATAAGGATTATTTAAGAGGTGTAATTACACAATTTCACCCCAGAACGTAA
- a CDS encoding nucleoside phosphorylase, with the protein MQKLSEADLVINPDGSIYHLNILPEDVADTVITVGDPDRISEITKHFDRIELKKGKREFLTHTGYIGTKRITVISTGIGTDNIDIVINELDALVNVNFETREVKEKLTSLAIIRVGTSGAVQPDLPMGTILASTFGLGLDALMHYYVHGVPEEEKGLFEHVKTHFKDLHAVNPYLTSADPVLLSTIGKGMEQGITVTAPGFYAPQGRQVRAQNAVPDFIQKLNTFNYENYRITNLEMETAGIYALAKVLGHRALSINAILASRVNYQFSKDPNSVVDKAIKVVLERITAS; encoded by the coding sequence ATGCAAAAATTATCAGAAGCAGACTTAGTCATCAATCCGGATGGAAGCATCTACCACTTAAATATACTCCCTGAAGATGTTGCAGATACAGTAATCACTGTAGGCGACCCTGACAGGATTTCAGAAATAACCAAACATTTTGACCGCATTGAGCTTAAAAAAGGAAAAAGAGAGTTTTTAACACATACAGGATATATAGGTACAAAACGCATCACTGTAATTTCTACCGGAATCGGTACTGACAACATTGATATTGTTATAAATGAGCTGGATGCATTGGTAAATGTAAATTTCGAAACTCGTGAGGTCAAGGAAAAGTTAACTTCATTAGCTATCATCAGAGTGGGGACATCTGGCGCTGTACAACCTGACCTGCCAATGGGAACTATCCTGGCTTCTACTTTCGGACTTGGTCTGGATGCTTTAATGCACTATTATGTCCATGGGGTGCCAGAGGAAGAAAAAGGGCTTTTTGAGCATGTAAAAACTCATTTTAAGGATTTGCATGCGGTTAATCCTTACCTGACTTCGGCAGATCCGGTATTATTGAGTACCATCGGAAAAGGAATGGAACAAGGAATTACTGTAACAGCACCTGGCTTTTATGCCCCTCAGGGACGCCAGGTAAGAGCCCAGAATGCGGTACCAGATTTTATTCAGAAACTGAATACCTTCAACTATGAAAACTATAGAATTACTAACCTTGAAATGGAGACTGCCGGTATTTATGCCTTAGCAAAAGTTCTTGGACATAGAGCCCTTTCAATTAATGCTATATTAGCGAGCAGAGTAAACTATCAGTTCAGTAAAGACCCAAATTCAGTTGTAGATAAGGCGATTAAGGTTGTCTTAGAAAGAATTACAGCTTCTTAA
- the ribD gene encoding bifunctional diaminohydroxyphosphoribosylaminopyrimidine deaminase/5-amino-6-(5-phosphoribosylamino)uracil reductase RibD has translation MSDELYMKRCLELAEMGNGQVSPNPLVGCVIVSGGKIIGEGYHQKYGQAHAEVNAIRSVTDQYGEQAAELLKNAVAYVSLEPCAHFGKTPPCADLLIRHQLKKVVIGNRDPFPDVDGKGIEKLKNAGIEVVSGVLEEACFEVNRRFFTRIAQQRPYIILKWARTANGYFAPKNSVQQWISGPLSKKLVHKWRTEEDAILVGKQTAIADNPALSAREWPGKNPIRIAIDRKLEIPADSKLYNQDAKTIIFNEQKTAVEGNIHFIEMEDMQYYLPQKIAYQLYLMDIQSIIIEGGANILNQFISSGLWDEARVFNSTTSWDTGIHSPQINGNIISVTQVDKDQLTIYKNYTNK, from the coding sequence ATGAGCGATGAATTGTACATGAAACGCTGTCTGGAGTTAGCAGAAATGGGTAATGGTCAGGTAAGCCCAAATCCATTAGTAGGTTGTGTAATTGTCAGCGGAGGAAAGATTATAGGAGAAGGTTATCACCAGAAATATGGTCAGGCTCATGCCGAAGTTAATGCTATCCGTTCTGTCACAGACCAGTACGGTGAACAGGCGGCTGAATTATTAAAAAATGCAGTTGCTTATGTAAGTCTTGAACCCTGTGCGCATTTTGGAAAAACACCTCCATGCGCTGATTTACTGATTCGCCATCAACTTAAAAAAGTAGTGATTGGCAACCGTGATCCTTTCCCTGATGTAGACGGTAAAGGAATAGAAAAGTTGAAAAATGCAGGTATAGAAGTAGTTTCAGGAGTACTTGAAGAAGCGTGTTTTGAAGTTAACCGTCGTTTTTTTACAAGAATTGCCCAACAACGTCCTTACATCATTTTAAAATGGGCCAGAACAGCGAATGGGTATTTTGCACCTAAGAATTCAGTACAACAGTGGATCAGTGGTCCGCTTTCAAAAAAACTAGTTCATAAATGGAGAACTGAAGAAGATGCTATTCTGGTCGGTAAACAGACCGCTATAGCAGATAATCCTGCGCTTAGTGCAAGAGAATGGCCAGGGAAAAACCCGATCAGGATCGCTATTGACCGTAAACTCGAAATACCAGCAGACAGTAAATTATATAATCAGGATGCTAAAACCATTATATTTAATGAGCAAAAGACTGCTGTAGAAGGTAATATCCATTTTATTGAAATGGAAGACATGCAGTATTATCTACCTCAGAAGATTGCCTATCAACTATATTTGATGGATATACAATCTATTATCATTGAAGGTGGCGCAAATATTCTGAACCAGTTTATCTCTTCTGGGTTGTGGGATGAAGCAAGAGTCTTTAATTCTACTACAAGCTGGGATACTGGCATACATTCCCCACAGATCAATGGGAACATCATATCAGTTACACAAGTAGATAAGGATCAGTTAACTATATATAAAAACTATACCAATAAATGA
- the corA gene encoding magnesium/cobalt transporter CorA yields MGIDKKGKSRKKKKRLKIPLAGSSPGLVYIDENSLKPVITIHKINATTYETKELPNINQIAQLLADKNFTFWIEIKGFGSPELFETLYSELHVNRLILEDITRSYQRPKIEEYDDYVFAVSRMLLLDEDKTLENEQLSFILTDNALITLQENYADCFNPVIQRLKAGKGNIRISGSSYIMYALMDIVVDKYFEILSFWSEELDTIEDRLFDKPDKSFMFDVQLIKRNLINIRRVAWPERDKLNDMLRSDSHLITEQTKPYIRDAYDHCIQVIDIVESLKEISASNIDMYLSIISNRMNEIMKVLTIISSIFIPLTFIAGVYGMNFAKEDPVTHKFMPYNMPELYATHGYLYTMLIMVVIAVLQVIYFWRKGWFK; encoded by the coding sequence ATGGGCATTGATAAAAAAGGCAAATCACGTAAAAAGAAAAAACGTTTAAAAATACCGCTGGCGGGCTCCAGTCCAGGGCTAGTTTATATAGATGAAAATTCGTTAAAACCAGTAATTACAATTCATAAGATTAATGCAACAACTTATGAAACGAAAGAACTTCCCAATATCAACCAGATTGCTCAGTTACTGGCAGATAAGAATTTTACTTTTTGGATTGAAATCAAAGGATTTGGATCTCCGGAGTTATTTGAGACTTTGTACAGTGAACTTCATGTAAACCGGTTGATTCTTGAAGATATTACCAGATCTTATCAAAGACCAAAGATTGAAGAATACGATGATTATGTGTTCGCAGTCAGCAGGATGCTTTTGCTTGATGAAGATAAAACCCTGGAAAACGAACAATTATCGTTTATACTGACAGATAATGCCTTGATTACCCTGCAAGAAAACTATGCTGATTGTTTTAACCCGGTTATTCAGAGATTAAAAGCAGGGAAGGGAAATATCAGGATTTCAGGGAGCAGCTATATCATGTATGCACTCATGGATATTGTTGTAGATAAGTATTTTGAGATCCTTAGTTTTTGGAGTGAAGAGCTTGATACGATAGAAGATCGCCTGTTTGATAAACCGGATAAGAGCTTTATGTTCGACGTCCAGCTGATTAAAAGAAACCTGATTAATATACGCAGGGTTGCATGGCCGGAAAGAGATAAACTAAATGATATGCTCCGCAGTGATAGTCATTTGATCACTGAGCAAACCAAACCTTATATTCGTGACGCTTACGATCATTGTATACAAGTTATTGATATAGTCGAGTCCCTGAAAGAGATTTCGGCCAGTAATATTGATATGTATTTATCAATTATCAGTAACCGCATGAACGAAATTATGAAGGTGCTCACTATCATTTCGTCCATATTTATACCCCTTACTTTTATTGCCGGGGTTTATGGAATGAACTTCGCCAAAGAAGATCCTGTAACCCATAAATTTATGCCTTACAATATGCCAGAGCTCTACGCTACGCACGGATATTTGTATACCATGTTGATTATGGTCGTTATTGCGGTCCTTCAAGTGATCTATTTTTGGCGAAAAGGGTGGTTTAAGTAA
- a CDS encoding glycosyltransferase family 2 protein — protein MSEPSVAVVILNWNGKQLLADFLPGVIKTRYPNLQLVVGDNASTDGSVDFVSANFPDIQVIVNDRNYGFAEGYNRILEQVSADYYVLLNSDVEVPENWIAPVIKTMEADSRIAAAQPKIKWQKNKTKFEYAGAAGGFLDINAFPFCRGRIFDQVEDDLGQYDDAKEIFWASGAAFFIKRAQWEETGGLDPDLFAHMEEIDLCWRLKNLGYQIVYCPDAEVYHVGGGTLAANSPYKVFLNFRNNLMIMQKNLPAMEAIWSITLRMTIDLVAWMQFLIKGETKFAFAVNKAHFQFLTNLRKTGAKRNKTQLSYSKHTGVYHSSVVWSYFIKGTRKFSQLKDFR, from the coding sequence ATGTCAGAGCCGAGTGTAGCTGTTGTGATCCTCAATTGGAATGGTAAACAATTATTAGCTGATTTTTTACCCGGAGTAATTAAAACCAGGTATCCGAATCTTCAGTTAGTTGTAGGTGATAATGCATCGACAGATGGATCTGTTGATTTTGTAAGCGCTAACTTCCCTGATATACAAGTAATTGTCAATGACCGTAATTATGGATTTGCGGAGGGTTATAACCGGATTCTTGAGCAGGTAAGCGCTGATTATTATGTTTTACTGAATTCTGATGTAGAAGTTCCTGAAAACTGGATTGCACCGGTAATCAAAACTATGGAAGCAGATTCCCGGATTGCGGCTGCTCAGCCTAAAATTAAGTGGCAGAAAAATAAAACTAAATTTGAATATGCTGGCGCTGCAGGTGGTTTCCTTGATATTAACGCTTTTCCTTTTTGCAGAGGAAGAATTTTTGACCAGGTTGAGGATGATCTGGGGCAATACGATGATGCTAAGGAAATTTTTTGGGCAAGTGGCGCGGCTTTCTTTATCAAAAGGGCACAATGGGAAGAAACAGGAGGCTTAGACCCTGATCTTTTTGCGCATATGGAAGAGATTGATCTTTGCTGGCGTTTAAAGAACCTCGGCTATCAGATTGTCTATTGTCCTGATGCAGAAGTTTACCATGTTGGTGGTGGTACTTTAGCCGCAAACAGTCCATATAAGGTATTCCTGAACTTTAGAAATAACCTGATGATTATGCAGAAAAATCTGCCTGCTATGGAAGCAATATGGAGTATAACACTCAGGATGACTATTGACCTTGTTGCCTGGATGCAATTTCTGATTAAGGGTGAAACTAAATTTGCATTTGCTGTGAATAAAGCACATTTTCAGTTCTTAACTAATCTCAGAAAGACAGGCGCTAAAAGGAATAAGACGCAATTAAGTTACTCCAAACACACCGGTGTATATCATTCCAGTGTGGTCTGGAGTTATTTTATAAAAGGAACCAGAAAATTTAGCCAGCTAAAAGACTTTCGATAG